A single Clostridia bacterium DNA region contains:
- a CDS encoding ABC transporter ATP-binding protein, producing the protein MIQNIIEIKNMKKYFSIKKGLVRKSIQHIKAVDDVSFNIREKETVGLVGESGSGKSTLARVILKLSDAVENSVLFEGKDITKLKGNDLKYFKKNTNMVFQDPASSLNPRKTIRQILKRSLEVHKYPKDNMDEFINEMLYKVELGLDFGDRYPNQLSGGQQQRVAIARAIILKPKFIILDEPTSALDISVQAQILNLLLDLQEKENLTYLFITHNLNVVRYISDRIGVMYLGKLVEIGPTEEVYNRPKHPYTQGLMDSSPTISRSFRNRKKFELNGEIESMINPPNGCRLSRRCPFAKEICKSENPKMIEVAKDHLVACHFVNEIDLSIYRT; encoded by the coding sequence ATGATACAAAATATAATTGAAATAAAAAATATGAAAAAGTACTTTAGTATAAAAAAAGGGCTGGTTAGGAAAAGCATTCAACATATAAAGGCTGTTGATGATGTAAGTTTTAATATTAGAGAAAAAGAAACGGTAGGACTAGTTGGTGAATCCGGAAGCGGTAAGAGTACATTAGCAAGAGTAATACTTAAACTTTCAGATGCTGTAGAGAATAGTGTATTATTCGAAGGTAAGGATATTACAAAATTAAAAGGCAATGATTTAAAATATTTTAAAAAAAATACAAATATGGTATTTCAAGATCCTGCATCAAGTCTTAATCCAAGAAAAACAATTAGACAAATATTAAAAAGATCATTGGAAGTTCATAAATATCCAAAGGATAATATGGATGAATTTATAAATGAAATGCTTTACAAAGTAGAACTAGGATTAGATTTTGGGGATAGATACCCTAATCAATTAAGCGGGGGGCAACAACAAAGAGTTGCCATTGCAAGAGCAATCATATTAAAACCTAAATTTATTATACTGGATGAACCTACATCTGCCCTTGATATCTCAGTTCAAGCACAAATATTAAATTTGCTATTAGATTTACAAGAAAAGGAAAATTTGACGTATCTTTTCATTACGCATAATTTAAATGTAGTAAGATATATTAGCGATCGCATAGGAGTAATGTATTTAGGAAAATTAGTTGAAATCGGACCTACCGAAGAAGTGTACAATAGGCCTAAACACCCTTATACTCAAGGATTGATGGATTCATCACCAACAATTTCACGCAGTTTCAGAAACAGGAAAAAATTTGAATTGAATGGCGAAATTGAGAGTATGATAAATCCACCAAATGGTTGCAGGCTAAGCAGAAGGTGTCCATTTGCAAAAGAAATATGCAAATCAGAAAATCCGAAAATGATAGAAGTAGCAAAGGACCATTTGGTTGCATGTCATTTTGTAAATGAAATTGACTTAAGTATATATAGAACATGA
- a CDS encoding ABC transporter substrate-binding protein has protein sequence MKRTKRFISILALAIALLLIFAGCGQKEISKEVSSVGEDKYSRDLVVAVSDEIEGTDTQTISKSNLAHVLLYGLLLDVTIDGKSYVSDVVESYNVSDDGLTWTFKLPEGAKFSNGDPLNAEAIKASYERNVETGAYASDYVNIKEYNVVDDRTIVFKLSQPDPVLFTVISSIQSGIVDAKVAKEIGNDAFKTKAVTYGPAYVEEWVQGSHITLKPNPTYLNFSPETKNRGPLQFDKITVRFIPDTFTLVSELEQGKVDIIDFVPLENIESLKANPDIKLYEAMQPGGSLIYMNTKDPILSDIKVRQAITLGIDRDEIALALDNFVTPSYTYMSPSVTSYSPEKEKEMITKWGTNKEKAKALLEETGWVDKNADGIREKDGKKMTIELLTAMDVFAIKSAAPVIQKQLKEIGIDLQIRELEHSYVKDNTKEGKFQLSTRSVQWADPMHVFSFTTDSKYYANADLDKLINDAMYIPNLDERKKKFEEVTDMMYDQMPAISLFYEKWYKASRANIEGFYVDAQGNARFMDVKKLITK, from the coding sequence ATGAAAAGAACTAAAAGGTTTATAAGTATATTAGCTTTGGCGATTGCGTTACTTCTTATATTTGCAGGGTGCGGTCAAAAGGAAATTTCTAAGGAAGTCTCCAGCGTAGGAGAAGATAAATACTCAAGGGATCTTGTTGTTGCAGTATCAGATGAAATAGAGGGAACAGATACACAAACTATATCTAAAAGTAACTTAGCACATGTTTTATTATATGGGTTGCTGCTTGATGTCACTATAGATGGTAAATCATATGTGTCGGACGTAGTTGAATCCTACAACGTTTCAGACGATGGATTGACTTGGACATTCAAACTTCCTGAAGGAGCAAAGTTTTCAAACGGCGATCCGTTAAATGCAGAGGCCATAAAAGCTTCTTATGAAAGGAATGTAGAAACTGGAGCATATGCTTCTGACTATGTAAATATTAAAGAATATAATGTAGTAGATGATAGGACTATTGTTTTTAAGCTTAGCCAGCCTGACCCCGTTTTGTTTACTGTAATATCATCAATTCAATCAGGTATTGTAGATGCTAAAGTAGCAAAAGAAATTGGTAATGATGCGTTTAAAACAAAGGCAGTTACTTACGGACCAGCGTATGTTGAAGAGTGGGTACAAGGATCCCATATAACACTAAAGCCAAACCCGACATATTTAAACTTTAGCCCAGAAACCAAAAACAGAGGGCCTTTGCAGTTTGATAAAATTACAGTAAGGTTTATTCCTGACACGTTTACTCTTGTTAGTGAATTAGAGCAAGGCAAGGTAGATATTATTGACTTCGTACCTTTAGAAAACATTGAATCCTTAAAAGCAAACCCCGATATTAAGCTTTATGAAGCTATGCAGCCAGGTGGATCTTTGATATATATGAATACTAAAGATCCAATACTGAGTGATATTAAAGTAAGACAAGCTATAACACTTGGTATTGATAGAGATGAAATAGCATTAGCCCTGGATAACTTTGTTACTCCCAGCTACACATACATGTCACCCTCAGTAACCAGTTATAGTCCAGAAAAAGAAAAAGAAATGATAACTAAATGGGGCACTAATAAAGAAAAAGCGAAAGCACTTTTAGAAGAAACAGGATGGGTTGATAAAAATGCAGATGGTATTAGAGAAAAAGATGGAAAGAAAATGACAATAGAATTATTGACTGCAATGGATGTTTTTGCTATAAAATCAGCTGCCCCTGTTATCCAAAAGCAGTTAAAAGAAATAGGGATTGATTTACAAATAAGAGAACTTGAACATTCATATGTAAAGGATAATACAAAAGAAGGTAAGTTCCAATTATCAACAAGATCAGTTCAGTGGGCAGACCCAATGCATGTATTTAGCTTTACTACTGATTCGAAATATTACGCCAACGCAGACTTAGATAAGTTGATTAATGACGCAATGTATATTCCGAATTTGGATGAAAGAAAGAAAAAGTTCGAAGAAGTAACAGATATGATGTATGATCAGATGCCTGCGATTAGCTTATTCTATGAAAAGTGGTATAAGGCTAGCAGAGCTAATATTGAAGGTTTTTATGTAGATGCTCAAGGAAATGCCAGATTCATGGACGTAAAAAAGCTTATCACTAAATAA
- a CDS encoding ABC transporter permease, with translation MLEYVIKRLLLGVLILLSLSMLLFAIMHSMPGDPIQLIAGDRTDPQKIIELRTKFGLDKPLYIQYFKWLINALKGDFGLSILASQPVSELIMSRFKYTMMLSGVSVLLQYLLAIPIALFAAFKKDSFFDKVTVYSTIILWSTPQFWLGILLILLFAIKIPIFPISGYSGFLSLVLPVATITLTNMASGIRVTRSEIVDILNEKYVITAYAKGLNEKTILIKHVLRNALIPTTVMFFLSIPWIIGGSVIVERIFAWPGMGYLLWTSITKQDYPVVQGIVMIIALLTVISNTIGDVIVAYLDPRVRKDMEGV, from the coding sequence ATGCTTGAATATGTGATAAAGAGATTACTACTAGGTGTTCTTATATTGCTGTCATTAAGCATGTTATTGTTTGCAATAATGCATAGCATGCCAGGAGACCCAATTCAGCTAATAGCAGGTGATAGAACGGATCCGCAAAAGATTATAGAATTAAGAACAAAATTCGGGTTGGATAAGCCATTATACATACAATATTTTAAGTGGCTCATAAATGCTTTAAAGGGAGATTTCGGTCTATCAATTCTAGCCAGCCAGCCAGTTAGCGAATTAATAATGAGTAGATTTAAATATACTATGATGTTGTCAGGAGTTTCTGTTCTTTTGCAATACTTGCTGGCTATACCAATAGCATTATTTGCAGCATTTAAAAAGGATTCATTTTTTGATAAGGTTACAGTCTATTCAACAATAATACTTTGGTCAACACCACAGTTTTGGCTTGGGATACTATTAATACTACTGTTCGCTATTAAAATCCCAATATTCCCGATATCCGGTTATAGTGGATTTCTTTCATTAGTTTTACCAGTTGCAACAATTACATTAACAAATATGGCATCTGGAATTAGAGTAACAAGATCAGAAATAGTTGATATTTTAAATGAGAAGTATGTTATTACAGCCTATGCTAAAGGGTTAAATGAAAAGACTATTTTAATAAAGCACGTATTAAGAAATGCGCTTATACCTACAACAGTAATGTTTTTTTTATCAATTCCATGGATCATTGGTGGATCGGTAATTGTAGAAAGAATATTTGCTTGGCCTGGAATGGGTTATTTACTTTGGACATCAATAACAAAACAAGACTACCCAGTAGTTCAGGGAATCGTTATGATTATTGCTTTACTGACAGTAATATCAAATACTATAGGAGATGTAATTGTAGCTTATCTTGATCCCAGAGTGAGAAAAGACATGGAAGGAGTATAA
- a CDS encoding LysE family transporter: MHKYFIEGLLLGLAYVAPIGMQNLYVINTAIRSSRLRAYQVAFITVFFDITLALACFFGIGIVLENVPILRNAVLAIGSIMVVYIGVGLIRSAPDVSREINVGEPLLRVALICFTVTWLNPQAIIDGTLLLGSFKATLPAAYSNLFILGVAAASFCWFTGLATIVSIFKGMIGPKILKTINVLCGSIIVYYGIKLAYTFIKIKLAS, encoded by the coding sequence ATGCACAAATATTTCATTGAGGGGCTTCTACTGGGCTTGGCCTATGTAGCTCCAATAGGCATGCAGAATCTTTATGTAATAAACACGGCAATAAGATCAAGCAGGTTGAGAGCTTATCAGGTAGCATTCATTACAGTGTTTTTTGATATCACCCTGGCTCTGGCATGTTTTTTCGGCATCGGTATTGTATTGGAGAATGTTCCGATATTGAGAAATGCAGTACTTGCAATAGGCAGCATCATGGTTGTATATATAGGCGTAGGACTAATACGCTCCGCCCCCGATGTTTCAAGAGAAATCAATGTGGGGGAACCACTCTTAAGAGTCGCTTTAATATGCTTCACAGTCACTTGGCTTAATCCTCAGGCAATTATTGACGGAACTTTGCTTCTTGGCAGCTTCAAAGCCACATTGCCTGCCGCTTATTCAAATCTTTTCATTCTTGGTGTGGCAGCTGCATCCTTTTGCTGGTTCACAGGCCTGGCAACTATTGTATCAATCTTCAAAGGTATGATAGGTCCAAAAATTCTAAAGACAATAAATGTACTTTGCGGCAGCATTATTGTTTATTACGGGATTAAGCTTGCATATACTTTTATTAAAATAAAATTAGCTTCATAG
- a CDS encoding sigma-54 dependent transcriptional regulator: MKTLNRTILIIDNEICRMRNLKTSLQSSGYKVKTVENGQQAIHYLKTDTVHVLISDFDTGQISGIGLIEETLNIDSSIGIIFIATNSDIKNVVKVMKSGAFDYFDKSFLMEELLFAIEKAIERKELIEENNCLRNKFQESCQYDGIVYESEKMKAIISMIDRIAQSNATVLLMGESGVGKEVFAKMIHNKSMRKDKRFIVINCAAIPENLIESELFGHEKGSFTGASYRKIGKFEQAEGGTVFLDEMAELSLDMQVKFLRVLQERQLERVGSSNSINVDVRIIAATNKDLSKELEKGNFREDLYYRLNVVKIDIPPLRERKEDIGALAKTFLYEFSRDYEKNLKLLDIEAMLILLNHTWKGNVRELKNVIERSVVIAKKNEEILLKKHLPIEISNNKNFIEGRGRTEMTLKEYEKLIIIDTLNKVDGSKSKAAEILDIRRQTLYNKIKEYNISL; this comes from the coding sequence GTGAAAACATTGAATCGAACAATATTAATCATAGATAATGAAATTTGTAGAATGCGAAATTTAAAAACCTCATTACAATCTTCTGGATATAAAGTTAAAACAGTAGAAAATGGACAACAAGCCATTCATTATTTAAAAACCGATACAGTTCATGTACTTATTTCAGATTTTGACACGGGTCAAATATCTGGTATAGGGTTAATAGAAGAGACTTTAAATATTGATTCATCAATAGGTATAATATTCATAGCTACTAATTCAGATATAAAAAATGTAGTGAAAGTAATGAAATCGGGAGCCTTCGATTATTTTGACAAATCATTTTTGATGGAAGAGTTACTTTTTGCCATTGAGAAAGCAATAGAAAGAAAAGAATTAATTGAAGAGAATAATTGCTTAAGAAATAAGTTTCAAGAGAGCTGTCAATATGATGGCATAGTATATGAAAGTGAAAAAATGAAAGCAATCATTTCAATGATTGATAGAATAGCGCAGAGCAATGCCACAGTATTATTGATGGGAGAAAGTGGCGTAGGAAAAGAAGTTTTTGCAAAAATGATTCACAATAAAAGCATGCGAAAAGATAAGCGATTTATCGTCATAAATTGTGCAGCTATACCTGAAAATCTCATTGAAAGTGAACTTTTCGGACATGAAAAGGGATCTTTTACTGGTGCAAGCTATAGGAAAATAGGGAAATTTGAACAAGCAGAAGGTGGAACGGTATTTTTAGATGAGATGGCTGAATTATCTTTAGACATGCAAGTTAAATTCTTAAGAGTTTTGCAAGAAAGACAATTAGAAAGAGTGGGGTCTTCAAATAGTATCAATGTTGATGTAAGAATCATTGCAGCTACGAATAAAGATTTATCAAAAGAACTGGAAAAAGGAAATTTCAGAGAAGACCTTTATTATAGATTAAATGTCGTAAAAATAGACATACCCCCATTAAGAGAAAGAAAAGAAGACATTGGCGCTTTGGCAAAAACTTTCTTGTATGAATTTTCTAGAGACTACGAAAAAAATCTTAAACTTCTAGATATAGAAGCTATGCTTATATTGTTAAATCATACCTGGAAAGGGAATGTAAGAGAATTAAAAAATGTAATAGAAAGATCTGTAGTTATTGCAAAAAAAAATGAAGAAATACTACTAAAAAAGCATTTACCAATAGAAATCAGTAATAATAAAAACTTTATAGAAGGCAGAGGAAGAACAGAAATGACGTTAAAAGAATATGAAAAACTGATCATAATCGATACGTTAAATAAAGTAGATGGGAGTAAATCCAAAGCCGCTGAGATTTTAGATATAAGAAGACAAACCTTATATAATAAAATCAAAGAATATAATATCTCTTTATGA
- a CDS encoding ABC transporter ATP-binding protein: MNTLLDVKKLSIDFKTSNGIVKAVEDVNFKINEKEIFALVGESGCGKSTIAFSLMRLLAKNGMIADGNIYFKGKDVLKLTEKEMFSFRGKEIGMIFQNPLDSLNPVMTVGGQVLESLLLDNITREKAWQKVIEVFEDVRIPDSKERIKSYPFELSGGMRQRAMISMMISRKPLLLIADEPTTALDVTIQAQILKVIKRLKDEFNTSVLLITHDFGVVAETADRIGVMYAGNLVEMGEVFEVFENPLHPYTKLLMQALPTISKKEGRLVTIPGMVPNLINPPDGCRFSNRCPQKKDICTKIKPDFKEYPQEHYCSCHLEVQ, from the coding sequence ATGAATACACTACTAGATGTAAAAAAACTATCAATAGATTTTAAAACAAGCAATGGAATTGTTAAAGCAGTGGAAGATGTGAATTTCAAAATAAACGAGAAAGAAATATTTGCTTTAGTTGGAGAATCAGGGTGTGGAAAAAGTACCATTGCTTTCTCGCTGATGAGATTATTAGCTAAAAATGGAATGATTGCAGATGGTAATATTTATTTTAAAGGCAAAGATGTACTAAAATTGACTGAAAAAGAGATGTTTTCCTTCAGAGGAAAAGAAATTGGCATGATATTTCAAAATCCATTAGATTCCTTGAACCCAGTTATGACAGTAGGAGGACAAGTATTAGAATCTTTATTATTAGACAATATTACCAGGGAAAAGGCATGGCAAAAAGTAATAGAAGTATTTGAAGATGTCAGAATACCTGATTCAAAAGAAAGGATAAAAAGCTATCCGTTTGAACTAAGTGGCGGCATGAGACAAAGAGCTATGATTAGTATGATGATATCAAGAAAGCCACTATTATTAATTGCAGATGAACCAACAACAGCTCTTGATGTTACAATACAGGCTCAAATACTTAAAGTAATAAAGAGGTTAAAAGATGAGTTTAATACGTCAGTACTATTAATAACTCATGATTTTGGTGTAGTGGCCGAAACAGCAGATAGAATAGGAGTTATGTATGCTGGTAATCTCGTGGAAATGGGTGAAGTGTTTGAGGTATTTGAAAATCCATTACATCCATATACGAAATTACTGATGCAGGCTTTGCCAACAATAAGCAAAAAAGAAGGCAGATTGGTAACCATCCCAGGAATGGTGCCAAATCTTATAAATCCACCTGACGGTTGTAGGTTTTCAAATAGATGTCCACAAAAAAAAGATATTTGTACAAAAATTAAACCTGATTTTAAAGAATATCCTCAAGAACATTATTGTTCATGTCACTTGGAGGTACAGTAA
- a CDS encoding M23 family metallopeptidase, protein MGKYIMRALIFCVVFISACGLIGLQKEFVSPEKAEIAEKVEQPPEPVPEIVFSNMEVFPGGCFGIYLKGMTDRDEIQVSTMLSQEQPRFFNHLEGKLAIVGLSCRTKQGDYKYKVQVRRDGEIAAENEGILKVLPKEFEKQYLKVSTAQKSQRSDKNFDEDKVHTGRAKAVTSEKPLWEGTFVKPVEGRTSTEFGMIRYINNDESERHSGLDISAAKGTPIKAANNGIVRLSMMLKVTGNTIIIDHGCNIYSSYAHLDKLLVEEGSEVKKGDIIGEVGTTGFSTGPHLHWTTTIGTLYINPETLMEKDPLEFLNTGSQIN, encoded by the coding sequence ATGGGTAAATATATAATGAGGGCGCTTATATTCTGTGTGGTGTTTATTTCAGCTTGCGGTCTTATTGGATTGCAGAAGGAATTTGTAAGTCCTGAAAAGGCAGAAATAGCTGAAAAGGTAGAGCAGCCACCAGAGCCTGTTCCGGAAATAGTATTCTCGAATATGGAAGTGTTTCCCGGAGGTTGTTTTGGTATATATCTCAAAGGCATGACAGACAGGGATGAGATACAGGTATCTACGATGCTGTCACAGGAGCAGCCGAGGTTTTTCAACCACTTGGAGGGCAAACTGGCAATAGTGGGCTTAAGCTGCAGAACCAAGCAAGGAGATTATAAGTATAAGGTCCAGGTGCGAAGAGATGGCGAAATAGCAGCTGAAAATGAAGGGATTCTTAAAGTGCTGCCAAAGGAGTTTGAAAAGCAGTATCTTAAGGTTTCTACTGCTCAAAAAAGCCAGAGAAGCGATAAAAACTTTGATGAGGATAAGGTGCACACTGGCAGGGCAAAAGCTGTCACTTCGGAAAAACCCCTGTGGGAGGGTACATTTGTAAAGCCAGTGGAAGGAAGGACTTCCACTGAGTTCGGAATGATAAGATATATTAACAATGATGAGTCCGAAAGACACTCAGGTCTTGATATATCGGCGGCTAAAGGCACTCCAATAAAAGCAGCCAATAATGGAATTGTGAGATTATCCATGATGTTGAAGGTTACAGGCAATACAATCATTATTGATCATGGCTGCAATATTTACAGCTCATATGCTCACCTTGACAAACTGTTGGTTGAGGAAGGTAGCGAGGTCAAGAAGGGTGATATTATTGGAGAGGTTGGAACAACAGGCTTCTCTACAGGGCCTCACTTGCATTGGACAACAACTATCGGAACTCTTTATATCAATCCCGAAACGCTGATGGAAAAGGATCCGCTGGAATTTTTAAACACAGGAAGCCAAATTAATTAA
- a CDS encoding ABC transporter permease, protein MKKSRMKKVFSNKYFVVGLLISLSIIICAIFADVIALHPYDEINLINKLQKPSMTYYFGTDMYGRCVFSRVIYGTRIVLQVGFIVTAIQLLIGVTLGLLSGYYGGSVRRIISFITDITWSMPSIVMSLAIVTILGPSLTNVVIAIALVGWAQYTKIISAKAQTLKNLPFIDAARVLGESDFNIITKYILPNTINQIIILVTLTLPTAVLSTSSLGFLGLGAQPPAPDWGVILAEGIKFLRPAPWISIAPGLSLLFVVLGFNILGEGLKEILDPKYGS, encoded by the coding sequence ATGAAAAAAAGTAGGATGAAAAAAGTCTTTAGCAACAAATATTTTGTTGTCGGATTACTAATTTCTTTAAGTATAATCATTTGTGCGATATTTGCTGATGTTATAGCCCTTCATCCCTATGATGAAATAAACCTAATTAATAAGCTGCAAAAACCCAGTATGACTTATTATTTTGGTACTGATATGTACGGACGTTGCGTTTTTAGCAGAGTAATTTATGGTACAAGGATAGTGTTGCAAGTAGGATTTATCGTTACCGCAATACAATTATTGATTGGTGTAACATTAGGATTATTATCGGGATATTATGGCGGCAGCGTAAGAAGGATAATATCATTTATAACCGATATAACATGGTCAATGCCTTCTATTGTAATGTCATTAGCTATTGTAACTATATTAGGTCCTAGCTTAACAAATGTAGTAATTGCCATCGCACTTGTTGGTTGGGCACAATATACAAAAATAATAAGTGCAAAAGCACAAACACTTAAAAATTTGCCATTTATTGACGCAGCAAGAGTGCTAGGAGAATCAGATTTTAATATAATTACAAAATATATTTTACCAAACACAATAAACCAAATAATAATACTCGTGACATTAACATTACCAACTGCAGTGCTATCAACATCATCATTAGGCTTTTTAGGGTTAGGGGCCCAACCTCCAGCTCCAGATTGGGGAGTAATTTTAGCCGAGGGAATAAAATTCTTAAGGCCGGCACCTTGGATATCAATAGCACCAGGACTTTCTCTTTTATTTGTCGTGTTGGGATTTAACATACTAGGTGAAGGGCTTAAAGAGATACTAGACCCTAAATATGGAAGCTAA
- a CDS encoding ECF transporter S component, producing the protein MELGKKPAFSYHLNTRQIAVIGMLSSISIVLGITGYGFIPLPIARATIMHIPVIIGAILEGPIVGMLIGLIFGVFSIFQNLANPNLLSFAFINPLVSVLPRVLIGLTSYYCYRLVAGKAKMLGIGLGAAIGSLTNTFGVLGMIYLLYAARYAEVKGISAATSAKVIFGIALTNGLPEAMIAVIITVPVVIAVMNRK; encoded by the coding sequence ATGGAATTGGGAAAGAAGCCCGCATTTTCTTATCACCTTAACACCAGGCAGATTGCCGTTATAGGCATGCTGTCCTCCATCTCTATTGTGCTCGGTATTACAGGCTATGGTTTTATACCTCTGCCAATCGCCCGCGCAACAATAATGCACATTCCTGTTATTATAGGAGCGATTCTGGAAGGACCAATTGTAGGCATGCTGATAGGTCTGATTTTCGGGGTATTCAGTATTTTTCAGAACCTGGCAAACCCGAACCTGTTATCCTTTGCCTTTATCAATCCATTGGTTTCGGTACTTCCGAGAGTACTTATCGGCCTCACTTCCTATTATTGCTACAGACTCGTGGCAGGTAAGGCAAAAATGCTGGGAATAGGCTTGGGAGCAGCTATTGGCTCACTTACAAATACCTTTGGAGTATTGGGCATGATTTACTTATTATATGCGGCCCGTTATGCCGAAGTAAAAGGAATAAGTGCAGCTACGTCAGCAAAGGTGATATTCGGTATAGCACTTACAAATGGTCTGCCGGAAGCAATGATCGCAGTAATTATTACAGTTCCTGTGGTTATTGCAGTTATGAATAGAAAATAA
- a CDS encoding D-aminoacylase — translation MYDLVIKNGEIMDGSGASSYIADIGIKNGYIKKISPGIEDLSTEVIDANGYIVCPGFIDIDSHSDFSFFTNPKAESKIRQGITTEVVGQGGHTLGPINMRYLMDLKQYTNSYVQNKNEANYWNWKSQSEFIDILGKKRTSVNIASLVGYGTIRVAVMGFEKRKPSFHEMEKMKFILEEELANGIHGLSLGLDNSPDSLATMEELIEMATIIKKYNGLCAIHMRDEGNYLVKSINEVIEIGQRSGVKLQISHLKAAHPQNWGKIKEVISIINKAKQAGLDVDYDVYPYISYESVLSDVLPTWIRELSPEKIAESLKKEDTKDKVVKDMLDTKSTWGNPILGSSWDRIRIISMKKPENKRFEGMNIEQISEYLNLKPHEVVIKLLIEESGVIKIIFSAMIETDLIEVMKQSMAIFCTDGLAVSPYGDYKEIKVHPRYYGTYPRILGRYVRQKKIMSLEDAIHKMTLLPAMKMNIRDRGFLAAGYKADIAIFDKGKIIDEATFDKPHQYPVGIIDVIVNGIPVVKNEEHTGELPGEILKRK, via the coding sequence ATGTATGATTTAGTTATTAAAAACGGCGAAATTATGGATGGCTCTGGAGCAAGTTCTTATATTGCCGACATAGGAATTAAAAATGGCTATATAAAAAAAATATCTCCAGGTATAGAAGATTTAAGTACAGAAGTGATTGATGCAAATGGGTATATAGTATGTCCTGGCTTTATTGATATAGACTCCCATTCCGATTTTTCCTTTTTTACAAACCCCAAAGCAGAAAGTAAAATTAGACAAGGAATAACAACAGAGGTTGTAGGTCAAGGAGGTCATACATTAGGTCCTATTAATATGAGGTACCTAATGGATCTGAAACAGTATACAAACTCTTATGTGCAGAATAAAAATGAAGCAAATTACTGGAATTGGAAAAGCCAATCCGAGTTCATTGACATATTAGGGAAAAAAAGGACATCTGTTAACATCGCATCTTTAGTAGGATATGGAACCATTAGAGTTGCAGTTATGGGTTTTGAAAAAAGAAAGCCTTCATTTCATGAAATGGAAAAAATGAAATTTATTCTTGAGGAGGAGTTAGCAAATGGAATTCATGGATTGTCTTTAGGACTAGACAATAGTCCTGATTCACTTGCCACAATGGAAGAATTGATAGAAATGGCTACAATTATTAAAAAATATAATGGCCTATGTGCGATACACATGAGGGATGAAGGGAATTATCTAGTAAAATCAATTAACGAGGTTATTGAGATCGGCCAGAGATCCGGTGTTAAATTACAAATATCCCATTTAAAGGCGGCCCACCCGCAAAACTGGGGGAAGATTAAAGAAGTTATTAGCATAATAAATAAAGCAAAACAGGCAGGATTAGATGTTGATTATGACGTTTATCCATACATTTCATATGAAAGTGTTTTGAGCGATGTACTTCCCACGTGGATTAGAGAGCTAAGCCCTGAAAAAATAGCAGAATCCTTAAAAAAAGAAGATACCAAAGATAAAGTAGTAAAAGATATGCTAGATACAAAAAGTACTTGGGGAAACCCTATATTAGGCTCATCTTGGGATAGAATCAGAATCATATCAATGAAAAAGCCGGAAAATAAACGGTTTGAAGGAATGAATATTGAACAAATCTCTGAATATTTGAATTTGAAACCACATGAAGTTGTGATTAAATTACTCATCGAAGAAAGTGGTGTAATTAAGATTATTTTTTCTGCAATGATTGAAACGGATTTGATTGAAGTAATGAAACAGTCAATGGCAATATTTTGCACAGATGGGTTAGCAGTATCACCTTATGGTGACTATAAAGAAATTAAAGTACATCCAAGGTATTATGGGACATATCCAAGAATACTGGGTAGGTATGTAAGACAGAAAAAGATTATGTCTTTAGAAGATGCTATTCATAAGATGACATTATTACCAGCTATGAAAATGAACATACGCGATAGGGGATTCTTGGCAGCTGGGTACAAAGCGGATATTGCAATTTTCGACAAAGGAAAAATAATTGATGAAGCTACTTTTGATAAACCACATCAATATCCAGTAGGAATTATAGATGTTATCGTTAATGGTATACCCGTTGTAAAAAATGAGGAGCATACAGGAGAGTTACCCGGAGAAATATTGAAAAGAAAATAA